A genomic window from Qipengyuania oceanensis includes:
- a CDS encoding nucleotidyltransferase family protein — MSELASDTAMLMAAGLGKRMRPLTATQPKPMVRVAGKPLIDRALDRLEEAGVAKAVVNVHYLADAIEAHIAKRPMPQVTFSDERELLLETGGGMVKARDAGLLPDPFFACNADSIWLDGPRNAFADLTACWDPERMDALLLVVSHARAFNFDGTGDFYMDGAGRLRRKAAGRIAPFIYTGIQLVSHRLLRDAPEGKFSTNVLWDRAIAEGRLFGVAFTGEWYEVGTPQHIRPTEEALTGG, encoded by the coding sequence ATGAGCGAGCTTGCCAGCGATACCGCCATGCTCATGGCGGCAGGCCTCGGCAAACGCATGCGCCCGCTCACCGCGACCCAGCCCAAGCCCATGGTGCGGGTTGCCGGAAAGCCGCTGATCGATCGCGCGCTCGACCGCCTGGAGGAGGCGGGCGTCGCGAAAGCGGTCGTCAACGTCCACTACCTTGCCGACGCGATCGAAGCGCATATCGCGAAGCGACCGATGCCGCAGGTGACCTTTTCCGACGAGCGCGAGCTGCTTCTCGAAACCGGCGGCGGCATGGTCAAGGCTCGCGACGCGGGGCTGCTTCCCGATCCCTTCTTCGCGTGCAATGCCGACAGCATCTGGCTCGATGGCCCGCGCAATGCCTTCGCCGATCTGACCGCCTGCTGGGATCCGGAGCGGATGGACGCGCTGCTGCTGGTGGTGAGCCACGCGCGCGCGTTCAATTTCGACGGGACGGGCGATTTCTACATGGACGGCGCGGGCCGCTTGCGCCGCAAGGCCGCTGGCCGGATCGCCCCGTTCATCTACACCGGTATCCAGCTCGTGTCGCATCGCCTGCTGCGCGATGCTCCCGAGGGAAAGTTTTCTACCAACGTGCTGTGGGACCGCGCGATCGCAGAAGGCCGGCTGTTCGGAGTGGCCTTTACCGGCGAGTGGTACGAAGTGGGCACACCGCAGCACATCCGTCCGACCGAGGAGGCGCTGACGGGTGGGTGA
- the addB gene encoding double-strand break repair protein AddB, whose amino-acid sequence MGERVAPQVYSIAAHRGFADALVAGLVPRYSETGLGLARLTLLLPSRRAARTISEAFIRLMGRGGEGSTGGMLMPRMVVVGDLDLDEALGTLLDPLGASDIPPAIDPTRRLLELTGLLQEELAEQAPKGPALFRLAREFGQTMDRLLVENVAPQDLLSDDILNLREELATHMQNGLRTFARVQARWLARLAELGAVDAATRRNLLFAHAARRWREDPPPHPIVAAGVTSAAPKLARLLRVVSELPEGAVILPDLDLSMSDEVWRELGNAGAPREDGGAELFAKGDAVTHPQYHLKLLLNRMGVARAEVQQWHRKGEAAAPPERTHAISSLFLPPEASKSWVDLPPERRRLSGVRLMESATPEEEAQAVALLVRQVLAEPAKRVAVVTPDRGLARRVVEHLRRWNITADDSAGRPLSQTPAGRLFLLLAETMAEKAAPVPLMALLGHPLVERGEESRGEWLRNLRRLELKLRGPRGEPGLGWIAARAAKAKVGDWWSDVALRLAPLVDRSKPEPLDALVDTLASAGEDLCGDALWAREDGQALSAFVEDLRLHASQAPVGIEPDDLYGILRDAMEAIAVRPPYGGHPRVSIYGLLESRMSRAELVICCGLVEGTWPAAPAPNALLAPAVLRALGVPGGDFRIGLSAHDLAGALGAPEVVLSHAARDISGPAIPSRFVLRVKALLGEQLLERHREIEAVAIGRALDDPGTVTPAGQPKPRPSAEQRLVEISVTALDRLRSDPYQFYASAILGLSELDKLDAEPTPAWQGTLAHGILEDWHNGDGTLDEIAERRLEQMSAHPLVRALWRPRLSRALEWVAARIAAEPERVPTVIETKGDMLVRGVRIKGKADRIDVLPDGSLTVVDYKTGKPPSGKQVEAGYALQLGTLALMAQQGGFGNAPAPAGGFEYWSLGRSDKSETGFGYIETPLRIPPKRSGIEPDEFLPEVERMLHEALDKWILGDEPFTARENPDAPVYASYDQLMRLQEWLGREA is encoded by the coding sequence GTGGGTGAGAGGGTCGCGCCGCAGGTCTATTCCATCGCTGCCCATCGCGGCTTTGCCGACGCGCTGGTCGCAGGACTCGTGCCGCGCTATTCGGAAACGGGCCTGGGGCTCGCCCGGTTGACGCTGCTGCTGCCGAGCCGCCGGGCCGCGCGCACGATTTCGGAAGCTTTCATCCGCCTGATGGGGCGGGGCGGCGAAGGCAGCACGGGCGGGATGCTCATGCCGCGCATGGTCGTGGTCGGCGATCTCGATCTCGACGAGGCGCTGGGAACACTCCTCGATCCGCTCGGCGCGAGCGATATTCCGCCTGCCATCGACCCGACCCGGCGGCTGCTTGAACTGACCGGCCTCCTGCAGGAGGAACTGGCCGAACAAGCGCCCAAGGGCCCGGCGCTTTTCCGGCTTGCCCGCGAATTCGGCCAGACGATGGACCGCCTGCTGGTAGAGAATGTCGCACCGCAGGATCTGCTTTCGGACGACATCCTCAATCTGCGCGAAGAACTCGCCACCCATATGCAGAACGGCCTGCGGACCTTTGCCCGCGTGCAGGCCCGCTGGCTGGCGAGGCTCGCCGAACTCGGCGCAGTCGACGCGGCGACGAGGCGGAACCTGCTGTTCGCCCATGCGGCGCGGCGCTGGCGCGAAGACCCGCCGCCACACCCGATCGTTGCTGCCGGAGTGACCTCCGCGGCGCCGAAACTCGCTCGCTTGCTGCGGGTCGTGTCGGAGCTTCCGGAAGGAGCGGTCATCCTGCCCGATCTCGACCTGTCGATGAGCGACGAGGTGTGGCGCGAACTCGGCAATGCCGGTGCGCCGCGCGAGGATGGCGGTGCGGAGCTTTTCGCCAAGGGGGATGCGGTGACGCATCCCCAATATCACCTCAAGCTGCTGCTCAATCGCATGGGTGTCGCCCGCGCCGAGGTGCAGCAATGGCATCGCAAGGGCGAGGCCGCCGCTCCGCCCGAACGGACCCACGCCATCTCCTCTCTGTTCCTGCCGCCCGAAGCGAGCAAGAGCTGGGTCGACCTGCCGCCCGAACGGCGGCGGCTTTCGGGCGTGCGCCTGATGGAGAGCGCGACCCCGGAAGAGGAGGCGCAGGCGGTTGCATTGCTGGTCCGCCAAGTCCTGGCAGAGCCGGCTAAGCGGGTGGCGGTGGTCACGCCCGACCGCGGTCTCGCCCGGCGGGTCGTAGAACATCTGCGGCGCTGGAACATCACTGCCGACGACAGCGCCGGCCGGCCCTTGTCGCAGACGCCGGCGGGGCGCCTGTTCCTGTTGCTGGCGGAGACGATGGCGGAAAAGGCCGCGCCGGTTCCGTTGATGGCGTTGCTCGGTCACCCGCTGGTCGAGCGTGGCGAGGAAAGCCGCGGCGAATGGCTGCGCAATCTGCGTCGGCTGGAACTGAAATTGCGCGGGCCGCGGGGTGAGCCGGGCCTCGGCTGGATTGCGGCGAGGGCGGCCAAGGCAAAGGTGGGCGACTGGTGGTCCGACGTTGCCCTGCGCCTCGCTCCGCTGGTCGATCGATCGAAGCCGGAACCGCTCGATGCGCTGGTCGACACGCTCGCTTCGGCCGGCGAGGATCTGTGCGGCGATGCCCTGTGGGCGCGTGAAGATGGGCAGGCGCTTTCCGCTTTCGTCGAGGACCTGCGGCTCCATGCCTCGCAGGCACCGGTCGGGATCGAGCCGGACGACCTGTATGGCATCTTGCGCGATGCGATGGAGGCGATCGCCGTGCGTCCGCCCTATGGCGGCCACCCGCGGGTTTCGATCTACGGTCTGCTCGAATCGCGAATGAGCCGCGCGGAACTGGTCATCTGCTGCGGCCTTGTCGAGGGGACGTGGCCGGCGGCACCTGCGCCCAATGCGCTGCTCGCTCCCGCTGTGCTTCGTGCGCTGGGCGTGCCGGGCGGCGATTTCCGGATCGGGCTGTCCGCGCATGACCTAGCCGGCGCACTTGGCGCGCCCGAAGTGGTGCTGAGCCACGCCGCGCGCGATATTTCCGGGCCGGCCATCCCGTCGCGCTTCGTCCTGCGGGTGAAGGCGCTGCTGGGCGAGCAATTGCTGGAGAGGCATAGGGAGATCGAGGCCGTTGCCATCGGCCGGGCACTCGATGACCCGGGAACGGTGACGCCTGCCGGCCAGCCCAAACCACGCCCTTCGGCGGAGCAGCGCCTGGTCGAGATCAGCGTGACCGCTCTCGACCGGCTGCGCTCCGATCCGTACCAATTCTACGCCTCCGCGATCCTCGGGCTCTCGGAACTCGACAAGCTCGACGCCGAGCCGACCCCCGCCTGGCAGGGCACGCTCGCGCACGGCATTCTCGAGGACTGGCACAACGGTGACGGCACGCTCGACGAAATCGCCGAACGACGGCTTGAGCAAATGAGCGCGCACCCGCTGGTTCGCGCGCTCTGGCGGCCACGACTTTCGAGGGCACTCGAATGGGTGGCTGCCCGGATTGCTGCAGAACCCGAACGGGTCCCGACCGTGATCGAAACGAAGGGCGACATGCTGGTCAGGGGCGTGCGGATAAAGGGCAAGGCCGACCGGATCGATGTGTTGCCCGACGGGTCGCTGACGGTGGTCGACTACAAGACTGGCAAGCCGCCGTCCGGCAAGCAGGTCGAAGCAGGCTATGCGCTCCAGCTCGGAACGCTGGCGTTGATGGCGCAGCAGGGCGGCTTCGGGAATGCACCGGCGCCAGCCGGCGGTTTCGAATACTGGTCGCTCGGTCGCAGCGACAAGAGCGAAACCGGCTTCGGCTATATCGAAACGCCGCTCAGGATTCCGCCCAAGCGCAGCGGGATCGAACCGGACGAATTCCTGCCCGAAGTCGAGCGGATGCTGCACGAAGCGCTCGACAAGTGGATCCTCGGCGACGAGCCGTTCACCGCGCGCGAGAATCCCGACGCGCCGGTCTACGCCAGCTACGACCAGCTGATGCGCTTGCAGGAATGGTTGGGGCGCGAGGCATGA
- the addA gene encoding double-strand break repair helicase AddA translates to MSGKVYQLQDNQALAVAPFDSVWLSASAGTGKTQVLSARVLRLLLRPDVAPDQILCLTFTKAGAAEMATRVNEVLARWVRLDEAELGRELGHIGAPVDPETRARARTLFASVLDCPGGGLRIDTIHAFAQWLLAAFPEEADLTPGTRPMEDRDRDLLAQQVLGDLLLEGDPDFVTAIEELSVRLGPEGTRAYLMRCAEAREAWFGPGSWQPPMEARTKQLLGLASDTSEASLTELVSDGAFDRAALDRCLAANRAWGTATAQKSIDAIEAWTASDAAGRIDLLGALQDKLFTQKGDIRSLKSLEKQDAGYADAAASVQSLCQQVAQMRALLSLAQWLAPALAAGRAFALAWDDAKQREGFIDFDDQIRRAAELLSHSDLSDWIRYKLDRRFDHVLIDEAQDTNESQWKIIDALTDDFFSGAGQREGRQRTLFVVGDYKQAIFGFQGTSPENFRQAKERFAAIMRSSRENAEALREPVSIRDLVDLGLGRSYRTAQPVLDFVDEAIASIGPAQFGLDAAPERHRGFDRDGLVRLWKPVSAIADDTEDPDGPDWISEPERRMADSIAEQVQVWLRDGYPLLKENRNANAGDIMVLVRKRRELAGLIVARLHAAGIPVAGVDRLRLGAPLAVQDLMAALRFAAQPLDDLTLASLLVSPLMGWSQDELLEYGYRDRGKALWRHLRDSDAPKVHETVDRLGQLLALADFEPPEALLHWVLVGPWKGRSTLIGRLGREANDPIDELLNAALTYSASHVLSLQGFIRWFDAGEGELKRDQGEGGGQVRVMTVHGSKGLQAPIVILADASGNPDNSPVRSLVLPDPLDDTRKLPLPPLRKDDRAGRIEEYAEAQATVEREEHWRLLYVAMTRAEEALFVGGALGKREQEPAPDSWYARLARIMPSDEIDDPVWGWRKDRGTMPPPLAGSQGAEESVAARTVPDWARTPIGPEPRPPRPLAPSGLGEERVANPPLPAEQVAIAARRGVLIHALLERLPETPAAGREEKARAWLARQAGDLGEAVREEMLASALAVLADERFAHVFGKDSLAEVPLAAVVEGQVVAGTVDRLLVTDQTVTVVDYKTARRPPTSLEAVPEAILRQMAAYAAALAQVYPGRVIEAALLFTQTPQLIAIPAEMLERFKPAYQTGQERFGPLPVE, encoded by the coding sequence ATGAGCGGTAAGGTCTACCAGCTACAGGACAACCAGGCGCTGGCGGTCGCGCCGTTCGATAGCGTATGGCTGTCGGCCTCGGCGGGAACGGGCAAGACGCAGGTGCTTTCTGCGCGCGTTTTGCGCCTGCTGCTGCGGCCAGATGTCGCCCCCGACCAGATATTGTGCCTCACCTTCACCAAGGCCGGCGCGGCGGAGATGGCGACGCGCGTGAACGAGGTCCTCGCGCGATGGGTGCGCCTGGACGAGGCGGAACTGGGCCGCGAGCTCGGTCATATAGGTGCGCCGGTGGATCCCGAGACCCGCGCGCGGGCGCGAACGCTCTTCGCAAGCGTTCTCGACTGTCCGGGCGGCGGCCTGCGGATCGACACGATCCACGCCTTTGCCCAGTGGCTGCTTGCAGCTTTCCCCGAAGAGGCCGACCTCACGCCGGGCACCCGCCCGATGGAGGATCGCGATCGTGACCTGCTGGCGCAGCAGGTGCTGGGCGACCTGTTGCTCGAAGGCGATCCGGACTTCGTCACCGCGATCGAGGAATTGTCGGTGCGGCTCGGCCCTGAGGGGACACGCGCCTATCTGATGCGCTGCGCCGAGGCGCGCGAGGCATGGTTCGGGCCGGGCAGCTGGCAGCCGCCCATGGAAGCGCGCACGAAACAGCTCCTCGGCTTGGCAAGCGATACGAGCGAAGCCAGCCTCACCGAACTGGTGAGCGACGGGGCTTTCGACCGTGCCGCTCTCGACCGCTGCCTTGCAGCCAACCGGGCCTGGGGCACGGCGACGGCGCAGAAGTCGATCGATGCGATCGAGGCGTGGACCGCGTCGGATGCAGCCGGGCGGATCGACCTGCTCGGCGCCTTGCAGGACAAACTGTTCACCCAGAAAGGCGACATCCGCTCCCTGAAATCGCTCGAGAAGCAGGACGCGGGCTATGCCGATGCTGCGGCATCGGTCCAGTCGCTGTGCCAGCAGGTCGCGCAGATGCGGGCGTTGCTGTCGCTGGCGCAATGGCTGGCCCCCGCGCTGGCTGCCGGTCGCGCATTCGCGCTTGCGTGGGACGATGCCAAGCAGCGCGAAGGCTTCATCGATTTCGACGACCAGATCCGCCGTGCGGCGGAACTCCTGTCGCATTCGGACCTATCCGACTGGATCCGCTACAAGCTCGATCGCCGTTTCGACCACGTCCTGATTGACGAGGCGCAGGATACCAACGAGTCGCAATGGAAGATCATCGACGCGCTGACGGACGATTTCTTTTCCGGCGCGGGGCAGCGGGAAGGGCGGCAGCGCACGCTGTTCGTGGTCGGAGACTACAAGCAGGCGATCTTCGGCTTCCAAGGGACGAGCCCGGAGAATTTCAGGCAGGCCAAGGAGCGCTTTGCCGCCATCATGCGCTCGAGCCGCGAGAACGCCGAAGCCTTGCGCGAACCGGTCTCGATCCGCGACCTGGTCGATCTGGGGCTCGGGCGCAGCTATCGCACCGCGCAGCCGGTGCTGGATTTCGTGGACGAGGCGATCGCATCGATCGGACCGGCCCAGTTCGGGCTGGATGCCGCGCCCGAACGGCATCGCGGCTTCGACCGCGACGGGCTCGTCCGCTTGTGGAAGCCGGTTAGTGCGATAGCCGATGATACGGAAGACCCGGACGGCCCGGACTGGATATCCGAGCCGGAGCGCCGCATGGCGGACAGCATCGCCGAACAGGTCCAGGTATGGCTGCGTGACGGCTATCCGCTGCTCAAGGAGAATCGCAACGCGAATGCCGGCGATATCATGGTGCTGGTCCGCAAGCGGCGGGAACTCGCCGGGCTGATCGTCGCGCGGCTGCACGCTGCCGGTATTCCGGTCGCCGGCGTCGATCGCCTGCGCCTCGGCGCGCCGCTGGCGGTGCAGGACCTGATGGCCGCCCTGCGCTTTGCCGCCCAGCCGCTTGACGATCTTACACTCGCGAGCCTGCTGGTTTCGCCGCTGATGGGCTGGTCGCAGGATGAGTTGCTCGAATACGGCTATCGCGATCGGGGCAAGGCGCTCTGGCGTCATCTTCGCGACAGCGATGCTCCGAAGGTCCACGAGACGGTGGACCGGCTGGGCCAATTGCTGGCGCTGGCCGATTTCGAGCCGCCCGAGGCGCTGCTGCACTGGGTGCTCGTCGGTCCGTGGAAGGGTCGCAGCACGTTGATCGGGCGGCTGGGTCGCGAGGCGAACGATCCGATCGACGAGTTGCTCAATGCCGCGCTCACATATTCGGCATCGCATGTACTGAGCCTGCAGGGATTTATCCGCTGGTTCGACGCGGGCGAGGGCGAACTCAAGCGCGACCAGGGCGAGGGTGGCGGGCAGGTGCGCGTCATGACGGTCCACGGGTCGAAGGGCTTGCAGGCGCCGATCGTCATCCTTGCCGATGCAAGCGGAAATCCGGACAATTCTCCTGTCCGCAGCCTCGTTCTGCCCGATCCGCTCGACGATACCCGCAAGCTGCCGCTTCCGCCGCTGCGGAAGGACGACCGCGCAGGCAGGATCGAGGAATATGCGGAGGCCCAGGCGACCGTCGAGCGGGAGGAACACTGGCGGCTGCTCTACGTGGCGATGACGCGCGCGGAGGAAGCTCTCTTCGTTGGTGGAGCCTTGGGCAAGCGCGAACAGGAACCGGCGCCCGACAGCTGGTATGCAAGGCTCGCGCGCATCATGCCGTCTGACGAAATTGACGACCCCGTATGGGGCTGGCGCAAGGATCGGGGCACGATGCCGCCGCCACTGGCTGGCTCGCAAGGCGCGGAAGAATCGGTCGCAGCCCGCACCGTCCCCGACTGGGCGCGGACACCGATTGGCCCCGAACCGCGCCCGCCGCGTCCGCTAGCGCCTTCCGGCCTGGGCGAGGAACGCGTAGCCAATCCGCCCCTTCCGGCGGAGCAGGTCGCCATCGCCGCGCGGCGGGGGGTCTTGATCCACGCCTTGCTCGAGCGGCTCCCCGAAACCCCGGCGGCAGGGCGGGAGGAAAAGGCGCGCGCGTGGCTTGCGCGACAGGCGGGCGATCTCGGCGAGGCAGTCCGGGAGGAGATGCTGGCGAGCGCGCTCGCCGTGCTGGCCGACGAACGCTTCGCCCATGTTTTCGGGAAGGACAGCCTTGCAGAGGTGCCGCTGGCCGCGGTGGTCGAAGGCCAGGTCGTCGCCGGTACAGTGGACCGGCTGCTCGTCACTGACCAGACGGTGACCGTGGTCGATTACAAGACTGCCAGGCGCCCTCCGACCTCGCTCGAAGCGGTGCCGGAAGCGATCCTGAGACAGATGGCCGCCTATGCGGCAGCACTGGCACAGGTCTATCCGGGTCGGGTGATCGAGGCAGCGCTGCTGTTCACCCAGACCCCGCAGCTGATCGCGATTCCCGCCGAAATGCTGGAGCGGTTCAAGCCCGCCTACCAGACCGGGCAGGAAAGGTTTGGGCCTCTGCCCGTTGAGTAA
- the trxA gene encoding thioredoxin — translation MATKTVTDDSFKTDVLESDKPVLVDFWADWCGPCKMIAPALEEISEELADQVTIAKMDIMENTGIPGEMGVQSIPLMVLFKDGKPVAQKLGAAPKSQLKGWLESEL, via the coding sequence ATGGCCACCAAGACCGTCACCGACGACAGCTTCAAGACCGACGTCCTCGAATCCGACAAGCCCGTGCTGGTCGATTTCTGGGCCGACTGGTGCGGCCCGTGCAAGATGATCGCACCCGCGCTTGAGGAAATCAGCGAGGAACTCGCCGACCAGGTGACGATCGCGAAGATGGACATCATGGAAAACACCGGCATTCCTGGCGAGATGGGCGTGCAGTCGATCCCGCTGATGGTGCTGTTCAAGGATGGCAAGCCGGTCGCGCAGAAGCTCGGCGCGGCGCCCAAAAGCCAGCTCAAGGGCTGGCTCGAAAGCGAACTCTGA
- a CDS encoding inositol monophosphatase family protein, which yields MESRFLNEAVAALLRKVAQEAILPQYRSLSSHQVENKAADDVVTVADHLAEEMLAEGLAAIDPSLAIVGEEAAHADPSVLERLSSDCWIIDPLDGTNNFAAGKPPFGILLARATGGIAEAGWLYDPLSDRLCHAALGEGAYVDGERIRSRPTGEDEPVAAISLIFLTEEQREMVGRKLAPHYRLVEIPRCAAEQYPRLALGENDVSSFKRTLAWDHAAGVLFLNEAGGKACRLDGSEYRVDEGDKPGLVGASSPQIWDEFVARVTAEG from the coding sequence ATGGAAAGCCGCTTCCTCAACGAAGCCGTCGCAGCCCTGCTGCGCAAGGTCGCACAAGAAGCGATCCTCCCGCAATATCGCTCGCTGTCGAGCCACCAGGTCGAAAACAAGGCGGCGGACGATGTCGTCACCGTCGCGGACCATCTGGCGGAGGAGATGCTTGCAGAGGGACTTGCCGCCATCGACCCGTCGCTGGCGATTGTCGGCGAGGAAGCTGCCCACGCAGACCCATCGGTGCTGGAACGGCTTTCCAGCGATTGCTGGATCATCGATCCGCTCGACGGGACGAACAATTTTGCCGCGGGCAAACCGCCCTTCGGCATTCTCCTTGCGCGCGCGACTGGCGGGATTGCCGAGGCCGGCTGGCTCTACGATCCGCTATCGGACCGGCTCTGCCATGCAGCGTTGGGCGAAGGGGCCTATGTGGATGGAGAGCGCATCCGATCCAGACCGACCGGCGAAGATGAGCCGGTCGCGGCGATCTCGCTCATCTTCCTGACCGAAGAGCAGCGCGAAATGGTCGGGCGCAAGCTGGCACCGCACTACCGGCTGGTCGAGATCCCGCGCTGCGCGGCAGAACAATACCCGCGGCTGGCGCTGGGCGAAAACGACGTTTCCAGTTTCAAGCGAACACTGGCCTGGGACCATGCCGCCGGCGTGCTGTTCCTTAACGAAGCGGGCGGCAAGGCCTGCCGCCTCGACGGCAGCGAGTATCGCGTGGACGAGGGGGACAAGCCCGGCCTCGTCGGCGCATCCAGTCCGCAGATCTGGGACGAATTCGTCGCCAGAGTTACCGCCGAGGGCTGA
- the argJ gene encoding bifunctional glutamate N-acetyltransferase/amino-acid acetyltransferase ArgJ, producing MDLEPSPLALPFPDMPEIAGATPRVARARYKDWDRCDLTYVELVEGTSVAGVFTRNVCCSSEVELGREQVTLGKARALVVNAGNSNAFTGYRGREAVEQIMAQVADHLGCQPSDVFVSSTGVIGVPLPKDKARAGIAAALEAPQCSWKEAADTIGTTDTFAKGATASAMIGDTRVELVGIVKGSGMIAPDMATMLGYIFTDAAVDPAFLQHCLSAASDRTFNCITVDSDTSTSDTVLAFATGGAGNVPLTSVEDAGADAFFAALHDVCRQLAHLVVRDGEGASKFIEIVVGGAVSDESARRVGLAIANSPLVKTAIAGEDANWGRVVMAVGKAGEPADRDRLSIGFGGTWAAREGQPLADYDEAPVAAHLRGREIRIDVDLGMADGRASVWTCDLTHGYISINADYRS from the coding sequence ATGGATCTCGAGCCGTCTCCGCTAGCCCTGCCCTTCCCCGACATGCCTGAGATTGCGGGTGCAACGCCGCGCGTCGCGCGCGCTCGCTACAAGGACTGGGACCGCTGCGACCTGACCTATGTCGAACTGGTCGAGGGTACGAGCGTTGCGGGCGTCTTTACCAGGAATGTGTGCTGTTCGAGCGAGGTGGAACTCGGACGCGAACAGGTGACGCTGGGCAAGGCCCGTGCGCTGGTCGTCAATGCCGGCAATTCCAACGCATTCACCGGCTATCGCGGGCGCGAGGCGGTCGAACAGATCATGGCGCAGGTGGCCGATCACCTCGGATGCCAGCCGAGCGACGTGTTCGTTTCCTCGACCGGCGTAATCGGTGTCCCGCTGCCGAAGGACAAGGCCCGGGCCGGGATCGCCGCAGCGCTCGAAGCGCCGCAGTGCAGCTGGAAAGAGGCCGCCGACACGATCGGAACGACCGACACATTCGCCAAGGGCGCAACGGCGAGCGCGATGATCGGCGATACGCGGGTGGAACTGGTCGGCATCGTGAAGGGAAGCGGCATGATCGCGCCCGACATGGCGACAATGCTTGGCTACATCTTCACCGATGCCGCGGTCGATCCGGCCTTTCTCCAGCACTGCCTGAGCGCCGCGAGCGACCGGACTTTCAATTGCATCACCGTCGACAGCGACACCTCGACCAGCGACACCGTGCTCGCTTTCGCCACGGGTGGCGCAGGCAATGTCCCGCTCACCTCGGTCGAGGATGCGGGAGCGGACGCATTCTTCGCAGCGCTGCACGATGTCTGCCGGCAGCTCGCCCACCTGGTGGTGCGCGACGGCGAAGGTGCCAGCAAGTTCATCGAAATCGTGGTCGGCGGGGCAGTTTCAGATGAAAGCGCGCGCCGGGTAGGCCTCGCGATTGCCAATTCGCCGCTGGTGAAGACCGCGATCGCAGGCGAGGACGCGAACTGGGGCCGCGTGGTGATGGCCGTGGGCAAGGCGGGCGAACCCGCGGATCGCGACCGACTGTCCATCGGCTTCGGCGGTACTTGGGCAGCGCGCGAAGGCCAGCCGCTCGCCGACTACGACGAGGCACCGGTTGCAGCGCATCTGCGCGGACGGGAAATCCGCATTGATGTCGATCTGGGAATGGCTGACGGCCGCGCCAGCGTATGGACCTGCGATCTCACGCACGGCTACATCTCGATAAACGCTGACTACCGTTCCTGA
- a CDS encoding energy transducer TonB: protein MLVLPLTLALGSGQIAVSDSPIPRDPPVTAQVSEEDAKASPDSSGARKPAPLNASVWFSHYDVPARNLNNPAIRPVRFRLDVGPAGRVIGCAILDSNGFEDVDEGICRAASERARFAPARNGQGQPIEGYYVGKISWNRNQDPVTATFTAVYEFTLHIDGTTSDCEVVGLFGPVPPTLMNSNPCTRPRTFAPVRDEDGKPVERRIRSVYSMEVIEPAEGY from the coding sequence ATGCTTGTGCTTCCCCTCACGCTGGCTCTGGGTAGCGGACAGATCGCTGTTTCCGACAGTCCGATTCCGCGCGATCCGCCCGTAACCGCGCAGGTTTCCGAGGAGGATGCTAAAGCGTCGCCGGATTCATCCGGAGCCAGGAAACCGGCACCACTCAATGCAAGCGTATGGTTCAGTCATTACGATGTGCCGGCCCGCAATCTGAACAACCCCGCGATCCGGCCGGTCAGGTTCCGGCTGGATGTCGGCCCTGCCGGACGCGTAATTGGTTGCGCTATTCTCGACAGCAACGGTTTCGAGGACGTCGACGAGGGCATTTGCCGGGCTGCGAGCGAGCGTGCGCGTTTCGCACCTGCTCGCAACGGGCAGGGTCAGCCGATCGAGGGATATTATGTCGGCAAGATCTCGTGGAACCGCAATCAGGATCCTGTGACGGCGACATTTACCGCTGTATACGAGTTCACCCTGCACATCGACGGCACGACATCGGATTGCGAGGTGGTCGGGCTTTTCGGCCCGGTGCCGCCAACGCTGATGAACAGCAATCCTTGCACCCGCCCGCGAACCTTCGCGCCGGTGCGCGACGAGGATGGAAAACCCGTCGAACGGCGAATACGCTCGGTCTATTCGATGGAAGTGATCGAGCCGGCAGAGGGCTACTGA